The Rhododendron vialii isolate Sample 1 chromosome 1a, ASM3025357v1 region ttccacattatttttcaggttagttcatggagcattaTAGTGGACTCTGCGGTGTTGTCGGGACCTTATGTTTGGACCTCTAGGGCGTCtgcattctttctttcttttttttctattgtcaaacaacttccgcacttttatttattagcttcCGCATTTTGTTAATTGGCAGTTCATTGTGAAATTTGGAGATTGGAAAATATCGGATATCGTAtcatttgcttaagaaaaatattggttttgtgtcgcacattttttttaaataaaatattcagtttttgtttattggtttcaagttgcaaaaaaaaatattttttaattatgcttcgtgtcccatgattgcttcaTGGTACACGGCCGATTATGCTCCcggatttggggcgtgacaaTACCTCTCAACTCACCTCTTTGAAAAAAGGGTTTCTAGACGTGGGGAGTTCTCCAGCAACTCCGGCAGAAATTTCCATCGAACATCACGAACATCACCAAGCTCCAGGTAAGTCATATTAGGGAACTTTGGAAGTTGACAATCGCGCATATAAATATCCTTTACACAAGAACACTTAAGTGAGTCAAATGCTAGAGATTGATAGGCAAATTTAACTAGCAAGCAATAAATACAACCATGGATTGTCACTGAAGATTAGGTCGGCAGTTAACTATACCAAAAGCTAGATAAGCTATAAGCAGTTATACCAGCATCAGGACATTTAAGTGTAGAAATTGTACATTGGACATCCCCTTGAAAAGATCAGTTAGAGCTTTAGAGATAGCTGAAGCATCAGTGTCAATTGACTCCATTTCCATATCCCAAGCATATAAACAAATATCAGCTCTAATGAGATGATGTAAGTTTTCAATTAAATAACTACCGTCCGTGGCAGAATCACTGATCGTCAGGTATAAAAGTGCCAGGGTGTCAAGCACAATCTTGCGCTTGAAACCATGAGGTGGCCTTGTGTAGCCAAACAAACAATCATGCAAAAACAAGCTCGTGAGCATAGGCGCAACAATGTTAATTAGACTAACATTTTCCCCCACACATCGACTCATACTCAGCTCTTCAAGCATGAGTTAGCCAAAGAGGAACCCGTTGATTGAGTCACCATCTACAAATTCTATACCAAAAAGATGTAAAATCCTGAGACTTGGTAGAGAAACCGAAGTAGGTACAATATTCATATCACCATAAGTTTTCAGTTTTAATACCACCAGAGAGCTACAAGTAAAGAGGTCCTGAGGCAGCATAGTAGAATGTTCCATTCGGAAGGACAAATCAAGATCAAGTTCTCAAACAATTCGCAATAATGTATCAGCAATCCATCCATTAACAAGCAAAGCATCATAACGTTGACTGCATTTGAGACGGAACCTCTGTACACATAAAACATGATGCAACAATACTCGATGCACAAAACTCGTAAAACTCCTCCGCAGTGACGGATCTGTACTTTTGTTTTGACGACATAACAATAACTGATCATCAATATCGAAACTGTTGATTGAAGTCCATAATTGTTTCCATCTTGTCGATAGGACACTAGTTGACACTGCATATTTTGTGGGAAGACAGGATAGGATTGGAGCAATGGGTCTTTATCCAAATAAAAATGAGGGAGACGCGAGatttttaccgaaataatttacttttcaactctatgagggtaaattggtcatattttttaatgtacaaatagtTTAAGAtttaaactacttgggttagaaattatACTCAACAAGCTTTACAACGGTTTCAACCTTGCGAAAGTCAGAATTCGGGAGTATGAAATTCAGAATTCGGGAGTATTCAGAACAAACCCACGAAGCTTGAACAATTTCGAGTttcaatgcgcctcaggcgcaaatgCATGCGCCCAGGCGCcaccttgaaatttcaaaactaaccAAACTTTGCGGCCTCGGCACGGGcactcccaaactccgatttgcacttggtttgaaccgttggaaaacTTGTATATCCTACTTTTTAATTAACCAAATTTGGTTGACTCCAAAATTGCTTATACGTCAAAAGATATGATTATTTATCCTTAACTAGTCGAAAAATAACCGATATTGGGAAAATCTTTGAATCACACCAACATTAAACCGGAATGAAGCCTACTTCATATTGATATAAAGGGTATACGAAATGCTAAAAGATTGTGGGATTGAATCacataaataatatatttagATTTCTCAAAAATTGGTCGATATTATACCAACTCAAAGATCGTCAGAGCCACTAAATGCATAGAAGTGGTCCGATGCTGCCACCAAATGCAACAAGAAAAGCCGAATGCAGAGAAGAAGCTCTGTCCATATAAATAGACCTATCACAACTCTTATTCTCCTTTTGACTTTCCTATAACAAAACtcgcatctctctcattttatgTGATTTGTTACCGACTAAGGTCTCAATTTGTTGTGGTGGCACTAATCAAAGTCacaaaaagaattatttttatgaCTGGGTTTCACCAACTTTTAGTTCTTTCAAAATCCTCGCTATCGATATACAGTAGGTCTTTGTCCAattaaaaatgagggagatgcgagttttttaccgaaataatttacttttcaactctctgagggtaaattggtcatattttttaatgtacaaatagtttaagattcaaactacttgggttagaaaatacACTCAACAAGTTTTACAACGGTTCCAACCTTGCGAAAATAAGAGTTCGAGAGTATGCGGAATAAACCGGCGAAGTTTGAACAATTTCCGAGTTTCaatgcgcctaaggcgcaaATGCATGTGCCCCAGGTGCGACCTTAAACTTTTTAAAACTAACCCAACTTTGCGGCCTTATCTCGGGcgctcccgaactccgatttgcacgtggtttgattTGTTCGAAAGCTTGCTTATCCTGCTTTCTAATTAACCAGATTCACTTGACTCCAAAATGGCTTATACGTCAAAAGATATGATTATTTTACCCTCAACTAgttgaaaaataaccaatattGGGAAAATCATTGAATCACACCAACATTAAACCGGAATGAAGCCTTCTTTATATTGATATAAAGGGTATACGAAATACAAAAAGATTATGGGATTGAATCGCTTAAATAATATGTTTAGATTTCTGAAAAATTGGTCGACATCATACCAACTCAAagatcgtcggagccactaaatGCATAGAAGTGGCCCGACGCTCACACAAAATAAAACTGGAAAGGCCGaatgtcactacaagaaaaattcaattgggtgacgaatgaaaatcgtcacaaattgcatgtttttcgtcacaaataatataggtgacgaaaaaaaatttgtcgactaaaggttgtcgaggattcctacctggtgacgaaatctatttttcgtcacctatagtgccttttgatgacgaaatatttcgtcaccaaaaagtgaataattagtgacgaaatttttttcctcacttattgtgctttttgacgacgaaaaaattcgtcaccgatgggtcacattggtgacgaaattttttgtcactaatataagaaatcggtgacgaaatttttcgttgcgaaagatgttttcatatgggaaaagaaatccatctttcttgctcctgctgggtttcgaacccgagtcccttgagtttttcgcgcaagctccaaccaactgcactacacacacttttcagtaaatatttgaaatatctaatatataacacatgtttaacatgaaaatatatttcgaatgtaattttagacttttaaacattaaaattagcaattttgataaacataaaagttgtaggcaattgagttattgttcaaacccaatttgaattatctcaatcggagattttagaaaagagttatgtccgaaatacatttagtgacaaagcgcaattcataaatttcgtcacgaaatgtacccatttgacaacgaaatatattttttgtcgctgaaagcgttaaaatggtgacgaaattatttttcgtcaccaaagttaagcatttggtgacgaaaaaaatatttcgttactaaattgctcacatttggcgacgaaatatattttttgtcaccaaatgggtacctttagtgacgaaaatatttttttcgtcgctaaacaagcataattggtgacgaaattatttcgtcacgaaagctatcaaaatagtgacgaatttattttttcgtcgccaaatatactcatttagtgacaaaattaaatttcgtcaccactttttcgtcactaattttcatttttcttgtagtgtgtaGAGAAGAAGCTCTATCCATATAATTAAGCCTATCACTACTCTTGTTCTCCTTTTGACTTTCCTGTAAAAAAAACttgcatctccctcattttattcGATTTGTTGCCGACTAAGGTCTCAATTTGTTGAGGTGGCATTGATCAAAGTCTcaaaaagaattatttttatgattgaaTTTCACCAACATTTAGAACTTTCAAAATCCTCGCTATCGATATACAATAGGTCTTTGTCCAattaaaaatgagggagatgcgaggtttttaccgaaataatttacttttaaactctatgagggtaaattggtcatattttttaatgtacaaatagtTTAAGATtgaaactacttgggttagaaattacacTAGACAAGCTTTACAACGGTTCCAACCTTGTGAAAATAAGAGTTCGAGAGTATACGGAAAAAATCGGCGAAGATTGAATAATTTCCAAGTTTCAATGCGCCTAAGGCACAAATGCATGGGCACCAGGCGCATTCTATTGCGCCCAGGCGCGACGTTGAAATTTTTATAACTAACCCAACTTTGCGTCCTTGTCTCAGGTGCTCCCGAACTacgatttgcacgtggtttgaaccgttggaaagctagTCTATATTACTTTCTAATTAACCAAATTCGATTGACTCCAAAATTACTTATACGTCAAAAGATATGATTATTTTACCCTCAACTAGTCGAAAAATAACCGATATTGGGAAAATCCTTGAATCGCACCAACATTAAACCGGAATGAAGCCTTCTTTATATTAATATATAAAGGGTATACGAAATGCAAATATATTACGGGATTGAATAGcataaataatatatttggATTTCTGAAAAATTGGTCG contains the following coding sequences:
- the LOC131327552 gene encoding F-box/LRR-repeat protein At3g59200-like, with amino-acid sequence MEHSTMLPQDLFTCSSLVVLKLKTYGDMNIVPTSVSLPSLRILHLFAISKALTDLFKGMSNVQFLHLNVLMLDIYMRDCQLPKFPNMTYLELGDVRDVRWKFLPELLENSPRLETLFSKR